A single genomic interval of Lucilia cuprina isolate Lc7/37 chromosome 2, ASM2204524v1, whole genome shotgun sequence harbors:
- the LOC111687544 gene encoding lectin subunit alpha-like, which translates to MRLATFYQIIAVLIISKINGIYTSGKMYTTATNKQYFINPDQKYTWFDGLSECLKMNMTLVSIETQPKSEEINTLVKSIFKKNIILWVGGILTHYPDSRNYIWINTGEKFTYTFWKYLNPDFSLNNEYCIQIGSASDMEWNDNVCAVKYGFICEYDEKSLRAEQYKLEMERNLQKCQQDLKEQIILKDTHKMVSEELKNLRDLQKHQLELGEQLQKETRKLYEALQKQQEWQNFIAKQLQTLEPEENQENENKNRKYRDISFQFNQNTYQLSNGQFRENSNN; encoded by the exons atgcgCTTGGCTACATTTTATCAAATAATTGcggttttaataatttcaaaaataaatggaaTCTATACTAGTGGTAAAATGTATACCACAGCAACTAATAAACAGTACTTTATAAATCCAGATCAAAAG taTACTTGGTTCGATGGTCTTAGtgaatgtttaaaaatgaaCATGACTTTGGTCTCAATTGAAACACAACCGAAATCGGAGGAAATAAATACTCtagtaaaaagtatttttaaaaaaaatattattctctGGGTTGGAGGGATTTTAACCCATTACCCCGATTCACGCAACTATATATGGATAAATACAGGAGAAAAATTCACTTATACATTTTGGAAATATCTAAATCCAGATTTTTCTCTCAACAATGAGTATTGTATACAAATCGGTTCCGCCTCAGATATGGAATGGAATGATAATGTATGTGCAGTTAAATACGGTTTCATATGTGAATATGACGAAAAAAGCCTAAGGGCTGAACAATATAAATTAGAAATGGAAAGAAATCTCCAGAAATGTCAACAAGATTTAAAGGAACAGATTATCCTTAAAGATACTCATAAAATGGTGTCTGAAGAACTAAAAAATTTACGGGATCTGCAGAAACATCAACTAGAATTGGGGGAACAATTGCAGAAGGAAACTAGAAAATTATATGAAGCtttgcaaaaacaacaagaatggcagaattttattgcaaaacaaTTACAAACCCTAGAACCGGAGGAAAatcaagaaaatgaaaataaaaatcgaaaatatcGGGACATTAGTTTTCAATTTAATCAAAATACTTATCAATTGTCGAATGGACAATTTCGGGAAAATAgcaataattaa